The following are encoded together in the Panicum virgatum strain AP13 chromosome 6K, P.virgatum_v5, whole genome shotgun sequence genome:
- the LOC120639142 gene encoding pathogenesis-related protein PR-1 type-like, which yields MATTKRAVVAFVLVFYMAMASMAQNTAQEQEFLSLHNDARREVGVEDVVWDESVAAFARAYAARRAGDCSLQHSDQAERDKFGYGENIAVGSPGSDMTVAAAVQMWVNEKQDYDSATGTCMKGRPEELMCGHYTQVVWRNTKAIGCARVKCDNGGIFITCNYTPAGNIPGQRPF from the coding sequence ATGGCGACAACCAAGAGGGCAGTAGTAGCCTTTGTCCTTGTGTTCTACATGGCTATGGCCTCCATGGCTCAGAACACGGCGCAAGAGCAGGAGTTCCTTTCCCTCCACAACGACGCCCGCCGTGAGGTGGGTGTTGAAGATGTGGTCTGGGATGAGAGCGTTGCAGCGTTCGCACGGGCCTACGCGGCAAGACGCGCCGGTGACTGCAGCCTTCAGCACTCGGACCAGGCTGAGCGTGACAAGTTTGGCTACGGTGAAAATATTGCCGTGGGCTCCCCTGGCAGCGACATGACGGTGGCTGCAGCCGTGCAAATGTGGGTGAATGAAAAGCAAGACTATGACAGTGCTACTGGTACGTGCATGAAAGGGCGCCCGGAGGAGCTGATGTGCGGGCACTACACGCAGGTGGTTTGGCGCAACACCAAGGCCATCGGCTGCGCGCGTGTCAAGTGTGACAACGGTGGTATCTTCATCACCTGCAACTATACACCGGCGGGCAATATTCCTGGACAACGTCCATTCTAG